One window from the genome of Candidatus Zixiibacteriota bacterium encodes:
- a CDS encoding DUF4935 domain-containing protein, producing MYVVLDTNILMADYLLRGRWFTDLRHFLRLNNGKLVIPRIVLEETVANYGRDYKAIISEAKRLDKRLKSLSKRNSLDYERLEQESNREMNNYREFLLRELEHWNLDAASEKPPGVDDIITAVVSRRKPFKENGEGIGDYLLWRAVTQVATNSEPTVLITNDTSDFGNQMDPVGLHDALIQELGENAPKVSLYRSIQSFIEIHYPKPPWATEEYLRCLPGFQRVVSLVNAFVKRMPGEFVFPAGLRLIPSEPAVKSFYVYQSGDDAWTTVLRFEVEASVEGLAPSRVAKPVEGLVPLAAFSGNVTVLASVHCEVRNGDIRLVSTLEREVTREDLREGTLRYIRRSTAMYSEAASGGVLLSGIYTAPDFRQYPLPYGAVHADPVRPMPPIKPPSAPAVLWKRSQPSDGDAKKGD from the coding sequence ATGTATGTCGTACTAGATACCAATATCCTAATGGCGGACTACCTCCTTCGGGGCCGGTGGTTCACTGACCTGCGCCATTTTCTCAGGTTGAATAACGGCAAGCTAGTAATTCCGAGAATCGTCCTGGAAGAGACTGTGGCCAATTATGGTCGCGACTATAAGGCCATCATCTCAGAGGCGAAAAGGCTAGATAAAAGGCTGAAGAGTCTCTCAAAGCGAAACTCATTGGATTATGAGCGCTTAGAGCAAGAAAGCAACCGGGAAATGAATAATTACCGGGAGTTCTTGTTGAGGGAGTTGGAACACTGGAATCTGGACGCGGCTTCCGAGAAGCCACCAGGGGTGGATGACATCATAACAGCGGTCGTCAGTAGAAGAAAGCCCTTTAAGGAGAATGGCGAAGGGATAGGGGACTACCTGCTGTGGCGTGCAGTGACTCAGGTGGCGACAAATTCAGAACCGACTGTGCTAATAACAAACGACACTAGCGACTTTGGGAATCAGATGGATCCGGTGGGTCTGCACGATGCCCTGATTCAGGAACTGGGGGAAAATGCGCCCAAGGTCAGTCTCTACCGGAGCATTCAGTCATTTATTGAGATTCACTATCCAAAGCCACCGTGGGCAACGGAGGAGTACTTGAGGTGTCTGCCTGGATTTCAGCGAGTAGTGAGCTTGGTGAACGCCTTTGTAAAACGTATGCCCGGTGAATTCGTGTTTCCCGCTGGCTTGCGCCTGATACCGTCCGAACCAGCGGTGAAATCTTTCTACGTCTACCAGAGCGGCGACGACGCATGGACGACCGTACTTCGATTCGAAGTCGAAGCCAGTGTTGAGGGTTTGGCTCCGAGCAGAGTAGCAAAGCCGGTTGAAGGATTAGTCCCATTAGCGGCCTTTTCCGGGAATGTCACTGTATTGGCCTCGGTCCACTGCGAGGTTAGGAATGGAGATATACGCCTTGTGAGCACGTTAGAGCGGGAAGTCACAAGAGAGGATTTGCGAGAGGGTACACTACGGTATATCCGCCGGAGCACAGCAATGTATAGTGAGGCAGCGTCCGGCGGGGTTCTTCTCTCCGGGATATACACGGCTCCAGACTTCCGGCAGTATCCCCTGCCGTACGGCGCCGTTCACGCTGACCCTGTGCGTCCAATGCCACCGATCAAACCCCCTAGCGCCCCGGCAGTGTTGTGGAAGCGCTCCCAACCCTCGGACGGCGATGCCAAGAAAGGTGACTGA